One segment of Alligator mississippiensis isolate rAllMis1 chromosome 13, rAllMis1, whole genome shotgun sequence DNA contains the following:
- the MRPL20 gene encoding large ribosomal subunit protein bL20m, with product MVFLSLQRWIRCRATERRWRVLEELQYARHFRGRKNRCYSLAIRNIHRAFVKATKARKLKKRFMRTLWITRIEAASLEHGLKYPGFISNLAKCQVELNRRMLADLAIYEPKTFKSLAALAQRRRQEGFLDALGDGKEPEGIFSRLVHHY from the exons ATGGTTTTCCTGAGCCTGCAGCGCTGGATCCGGTGCCGAGCCACGGAGCGGCGCTGGCGggtgctggaggagctccagTATGCCCGG CATTTTCGTGGAAGAAAAAACCGCTGCTATAGTTTGGCCATACGGAATATTCACAGAGCTTTTGTGAAGGCTACAAAGGCCAGAAAATTGAAGAAGAGATTCATGAGAACG ctctggaTTACTAGGATCGAAGCAGCCTCTCTTGAACATGGTTTGAAGTATCCAGGTTTTATAAGCAATCTTGCTAAG TGCCAGGTGGAACTGAACAGGAGAATGCTTGCTGATTTGGCTATTTATGAGCCAAAGACTTTCAAATCCTTAGCTGCTTTAGCCCAAAGGAGAAGACAAGAAGGCTTTCTTGATGCCCTTGGAGATGGAAAAGAACCAGAAGGAATATTTTCACGTCTCGTGCACCATTATTGA
- the ANKRD65 gene encoding ankyrin repeat domain-containing protein 65 has protein sequence MSEMRPDAELLRRWMELSEEVTLEEDATENHSTSVRQMENNTSSACVWRDLHLAAWNGNTLLVKQLLKRGAMMESRDQNGWTPLHGAALNGYLSMVKFLVQRGAAVHAMDQSRYTPLHHASWNGHTQVTEFLLARGASATAGTIAGLTPLHCAAASGHTLIVQLLLQQGTDPASRDTNGWTALHWATVSSHLHVMDLLMCHGLSPDLGSDGGITALHVAAETGRSDVVRFLLAKGANIDVKDGLGRTALAIAADNGDQEITGVLLKGKANVHLKDHYGCTALHKAAAGGYLAIVHLLVKEGAGVNAKDGLNLTPLHRAAYYGQSEEASYLLEHGADINAAGWLSKTPLHLAVEKNHLPLVQLLLGKGASFSLRTCWSKTAKDLALPGTFPGDSPSASEKLAGVS, from the exons ATGAGCG aaatgagaccAGACGCCGAGCTCTTGAGGAGGTGGATGGAGCTGAGCGAGGAGGTGACGCTGGAAGAAGATGCAACGGAGAACCATTCCACATCGGTTAGGCAGATGGAGAATAACACATCATCAGCCTGTGTGTGGAGGGATCTGCACCTGGCTGCTTGGAATGGTAACACACTTCTGGTGAAGCAGCTGCTGAAGCGGGGGGCAATGATGGAGAGCAG AGACCAAAATGGATGGACGCCCTTACACGGTGCCGCACTGAACGGATACCTCAGCATGGTTAAATTCCTCGTGCAGCGTGGAGCTGCAGTCCATGCCATGGATCAATCACGCTACACACCGCTGCACCATGCTAGCTGGAATGGCCATACCCAAGTGACCGAGTTCCTCCTGGCTCGAGGAGCCTCAGCAACAGCAGGGACCATAGCGGGCCTGACCCCACTTCACTGCGCAGCAGCCAGTGGTCACACCCTCATTGTGCAGTTGCTGCTACAGCAAGGCACAGATCCTGCCAGTAGGGACACGAATGGGTGGACAGCACTGCACTGGGCGACTGTGAGCAGCCATCTGCATGTCATGGACTTGCTGATGTGCCACGGCCTCTCCCCAGACCTGGGCAGTGATGGAGGCATCACAGCATTGCACGTGGCAGCAGAGACTGGAAGAAGTGACGTTGTAAGGTTCTTGCTTGCAAAGGGGGCCAATATCGATGTCAAGGATGGGCTGGGGAGAACAGCACTTGCCATTGCTGCAGACAACGGTGATCAAGAG ATTACAGGAGTGTTGCTGAAAGGCAAAGCCAATGTGCACCTGAAGGACCACTATGGCTGCACAGCTCTccacaaagcagcagctggaggataCCTAGCCATAGTGCACCTCTTGGTTAAGGAAGGAGCTGGTGTCAATGCTAAGGATGGTTTGAATCTGACCCCACTTCACAGAGCTGCCTACTATGGGCAAAGCGAGGAAGCCAGTTATCTCCTGGAGCATGGAGCTGACATCAATGCTGCTGGCTGGCTAAGCAAAACCCCGCTGCACCTGGCTGTGGAAAAGAATCATCTCCCTTTAGTGCAGCTgttgctggggaagggggctagTTTCTCCCTGAGAACTTGCTGGAGTAAAACAGCAAAGGATCTAGCATTGCCAGGGACATTTCCTGGAGATTCGCCATCTGCTTCAGAGAAGCTGGCAGGTGTGAGCTGA
- the CCNL2 gene encoding cyclin-L2 isoform X3, whose protein sequence is MGGERGRAPSAEAPPGGQAAQTRRRQRHKMAAAAAAGSAAAAAGAAPGVGGLPAAPGPGAVLIGDRLYSGVLITLENCLLPETTLRFTPSMSSGLDADTETELRVTGCELIQAAGILLRLPQVAMATGQVLFQRFFYTKSFVKHSMEHVSMACVHLASKIEEAPRRIRDVINVFHRLRHLREKKKPVPLILDQEYVNLKNQIIKAERRVLKELGFCVHVKHPHKIIVMYLQVLECERNQHLVQTSWVASEGK, encoded by the exons ATGGGCGGCGAgcgagggcgggcgccgagcgcCGAGGCACCTCCCGGCGGGCAGGCTGCGCAGACGAGGCGTCGGCAGCGCCAcaagatggcggcggcggcggcagcgggcaGCGCGGCGGCGGCAGCCGGGGCGGCCCCGGGCGTTGGGGGCCTGCCCGCGGCGCCGGGCCCCGGCGCGGTGCTGATCGGGGACCGGCTGTACTCGGGGGTGCTGATCACGCTGGAGAACTGCCTGCTGCCCGAGACCACGCTGCGCTTCACGCCCTCCATGAGCAGCGGCCTGGATGCCGACACCGAGACCGAGCTGCGCGTCACGGGCTGCGAGCTCATCCAGGCCGCCGGCATCCTGCTGCGCCTGCCGCAG GTGGCCATGGCTACGGGACAGGTGCTCTTCCAGCGCTTCTTCTACACCAAGTCCTTCGTGAAGCATTCCATGGAG CACGTGTCAATGGCGTGTGTTCATCTGGCATCTAAAATCGAAGAAGCGCCGAGGCGCATCAGGGATGTGATTAATGTGTTTCATCGCCTTCGACATTTACGAGAAAAAAA aaaacctGTACCTCTAATACTAGATCAAGAGTATGTTAATTTGAAGAACCAAATCATAAAGGCGGAAAGAAGAGTTTTAAAGGAATTGGGGTTCTGCGTCCATGTAAAGCACCCACATAAG ATAATCGTTATGTACCTTCAGGTATTAGAATGTGAACGTAACCAACACCTGGTCCAGACTTCATG GGTAGCCTCTGAGGGTAAGTGA